From Sphingopyxis sp. USTB-05, the proteins below share one genomic window:
- the erpA gene encoding iron-sulfur cluster insertion protein ErpA, which produces MATQLSEITLSPAAAARVRWIADRKGEADAALRLAVDGGGCSGFTYRFGLAEGIDADDIVTETDGVKLVVDPISIDLVRGCIVDFVDSLGGSSFKVENPNAASGCGCGSSFSI; this is translated from the coding sequence ATGGCAACGCAGCTTTCCGAAATCACCCTGTCGCCGGCCGCCGCGGCGCGCGTCCGCTGGATCGCTGATCGTAAGGGCGAGGCCGATGCGGCGCTCCGCCTCGCTGTCGATGGCGGTGGCTGTTCGGGCTTCACCTATCGCTTCGGCCTTGCCGAGGGGATCGATGCCGATGACATCGTCACAGAGACTGACGGCGTGAAGCTGGTGGTCGACCCGATCAGCATCGACCTTGTGCGCGGCTGCATCGTCGATTTCGTCGATTCGCTCGGTGGGTCGTCTTTCAAGGTGGAAAACCCCAATGCGGCTTCGGGTTGCGGTTGCGGATCCAGCTTCTCGATCTGA
- a CDS encoding ferritin-like domain-containing protein has translation MNSLGEAARAVLLTPDPHDKRRAARGLARAWRQGLLAHRCDTPMPDQPAWPAAPELLPPNRMPKRGRGGSERGRIALLHALAHIEFVAIDLAVDLVGRFGDQFPRQFVDDWIGVAADEAMHFALLDRRLRQLGSHYGALPAHAGLWESAESTADDVLARLAIVPMVLEARGLDVTPSTVERFRAVGDETSAKILSRIYNDEIRHVTAGTVWFRRKCDEMGFNVVETWHALVKSRFRGSLKPPFNDSARHDAGLTQEFYAVIAS, from the coding sequence ATGAACTCGCTGGGTGAAGCCGCGCGGGCGGTCCTGCTGACGCCGGACCCACACGACAAGCGCCGCGCGGCACGCGGCCTGGCGCGGGCATGGCGGCAGGGTCTGCTCGCGCATCGCTGCGACACGCCGATGCCCGACCAGCCCGCATGGCCCGCCGCGCCCGAACTGCTCCCGCCGAACCGGATGCCGAAGCGCGGCAGGGGCGGTTCCGAGCGTGGGCGCATCGCGCTGCTCCATGCGCTCGCGCATATCGAGTTCGTCGCGATCGATCTTGCGGTCGATCTGGTTGGCCGGTTCGGTGATCAATTTCCGCGGCAGTTCGTCGACGACTGGATCGGGGTGGCGGCCGACGAGGCGATGCATTTTGCGTTGCTCGACCGGCGGCTCCGCCAGCTCGGGAGTCATTATGGCGCGCTACCTGCACATGCCGGATTGTGGGAATCGGCCGAATCCACCGCCGATGACGTGCTAGCGCGGCTTGCGATCGTGCCAATGGTCCTTGAAGCGCGGGGTCTCGACGTCACGCCGTCGACCGTGGAACGCTTCCGCGCTGTGGGCGACGAGACCTCGGCGAAGATTTTATCACGCATTTACAACGATGAAATTCGCCATGTGACCGCCGGCACAGTCTGGTTTCGGCGAAAGTGCGATGAAATGGGATTCAACGTCGTCGAAACGTGGCACGCCCTAGTAAAATCGCGCTTTCGGGGCAGTTTGAAGCCACCGTTCAACGACTCGGCGCGCCACGACGCCGGTTTAACGCAAGAATTCTACGCCGTTATTGCTTCGTAA
- a CDS encoding NepR family anti-sigma factor, with translation MSSKTGSPRGESSGKDADKKTSAKGQDVNGALRRAYESTVDETIPQSLLDLLSKLD, from the coding sequence ATGTCGTCTAAAACCGGTTCGCCGCGCGGCGAGTCCTCCGGAAAGGACGCGGATAAGAAAACTTCCGCAAAAGGACAGGACGTCAACGGCGCCCTGCGCCGCGCCTATGAATCTACCGTCGACGAGACAATTCCCCAGTCGCTGCTCGATCTGCTGAGCAAACTCGACTGA
- a CDS encoding bifunctional [glutamine synthetase] adenylyltransferase/[glutamine synthetase]-adenylyl-L-tyrosine phosphorylase: MAILDASSRQSALDRLTAHAPFLARLADLNPDDVASYLREGTDAALTAVAPPTVGDDIMRTLRQWRGRMALLLALGDLSGEHDVATTTRLLSNFADQACDAALAAAFAERVPDEEPRGLSVIALGKLGSHELNYSSDIDPILIFDPETLPRRQRDDPGEAAVRIARRMTEILSARTGDGHVLRVDLRLRPHPEVTPIVLPVDAAISYYESEALAWEQAAFIRSRASAGDRALGEQFLSAIQPFIWRRSLDFRQLKEIGAMSDRIRDHFAQGQAFGPGFDLKRGRGGIREIEFFAQVHQLIYGGRDPSLRVPATVDALAALAAAGRIEPEDAARLSGHYATLRRIEHRLQMIEDQQTHSLPTQGAALDCVAQLDGEADGAALLAMLEPVVADVGTCYDRLVAERAVTTGLPRDEDSLAAQLAAAGFDPPDAAVRTIAEWRGGKLRALRSPAALDALETMLPELIKALGAAPDPQATLTRFDKLVAGLPSAINFFHLLAAQPALARIATRILSLAPTLADALGTRVELIEGLIDQRAFDAPANKEQLTAEWGPGLAALDYERLLDRVRDHVGERRFAYGAQLVAGATDPLTIACGYSELAEAALQVLADATVAEFVAAHGRVPDSELVVLALGRLGGRALTHASDLDLIYLFTGDHLAESDGPRPLGATTYYNRLAQRVTGAMSVPTAAGKLYDVDTRLRPQGAQGPLVVTVDSFERYQREEAWTWEHMALLRARPVYGSDAAKTEVQRIVDELLSIPRDAAKLAADAAEMRSKIAAHKPPQGPLDIKGGPGGLVDLEFAMQVTQLVSGQCHDPNISAALGCMKAAGLAPPELVDAHGLLARMLVMLRLTAPEGEPPTAAARQLVASQCGEPGWPQLLAAHDAARQEIANWWASIRPAKQETKP, from the coding sequence ATGGCTATCCTCGACGCTTCCAGCCGCCAGTCGGCACTCGACCGGCTTACCGCGCATGCGCCTTTTCTCGCGCGGCTCGCGGACCTCAATCCCGATGATGTCGCCAGCTATCTGCGCGAAGGCACCGATGCAGCGCTGACGGCGGTCGCGCCACCGACGGTCGGCGACGATATCATGCGGACGCTGCGCCAGTGGCGCGGCCGTATGGCGCTGCTGCTTGCGCTCGGCGACCTGTCGGGCGAGCATGATGTCGCGACGACGACGCGGCTTCTGTCGAACTTTGCCGACCAGGCGTGCGACGCGGCGCTTGCGGCGGCTTTCGCCGAACGTGTTCCCGACGAGGAGCCGCGCGGGCTTTCGGTGATCGCGCTCGGCAAGCTCGGTAGCCACGAGCTCAACTACTCGTCGGACATCGACCCGATCCTGATTTTCGATCCGGAGACATTGCCGCGCCGGCAACGCGACGATCCTGGCGAGGCGGCGGTGCGGATCGCGCGGCGGATGACCGAGATATTGTCGGCGCGCACCGGCGACGGCCATGTCCTGCGCGTCGATCTGCGCCTGCGTCCGCATCCGGAGGTGACGCCGATCGTGCTGCCGGTCGATGCGGCGATTTCCTATTATGAATCGGAGGCGCTGGCGTGGGAACAGGCGGCGTTCATCCGCAGCCGCGCGTCGGCCGGCGACCGAGCGCTGGGCGAGCAGTTCCTGTCGGCGATCCAACCTTTCATCTGGCGTCGCAGCCTCGATTTCCGGCAGCTCAAGGAAATCGGTGCGATGAGCGACCGGATCCGCGACCATTTCGCGCAGGGGCAGGCATTCGGCCCGGGCTTTGACCTGAAGCGCGGGCGCGGCGGCATCCGCGAGATCGAGTTTTTCGCTCAGGTCCATCAGCTCATCTATGGCGGGCGCGATCCCTCGCTGCGCGTGCCTGCGACGGTCGATGCGCTAGCAGCGCTGGCAGCGGCGGGCCGGATCGAGCCTGAGGATGCGGCCCGCCTTTCGGGCCATTATGCGACGCTCCGCCGCATCGAACATCGATTGCAAATGATCGAGGACCAGCAGACGCATAGCCTGCCGACGCAGGGGGCGGCTCTCGACTGCGTCGCACAGCTCGATGGCGAGGCCGATGGTGCGGCGCTGCTCGCGATGCTTGAACCCGTCGTGGCGGACGTCGGCACCTGTTACGACCGGCTGGTCGCGGAGCGCGCGGTGACCACCGGCCTTCCGCGCGACGAGGACAGCCTTGCGGCGCAGTTGGCCGCAGCGGGGTTCGACCCGCCCGATGCCGCGGTGCGCACGATCGCCGAATGGCGCGGCGGAAAGCTGCGCGCGCTGCGCAGCCCGGCGGCGCTCGACGCGCTCGAGACGATGCTGCCCGAACTGATCAAGGCGCTGGGCGCGGCACCCGATCCGCAAGCGACGCTGACGCGCTTCGACAAGCTTGTTGCGGGGTTGCCGAGTGCGATAAACTTCTTTCATCTGCTCGCTGCGCAGCCGGCTCTGGCGCGGATCGCGACGCGGATATTGTCGCTCGCCCCGACGCTCGCCGACGCGCTCGGCACTCGCGTCGAGCTGATCGAGGGGCTGATCGATCAGCGTGCTTTCGATGCGCCGGCCAACAAGGAGCAACTGACTGCCGAATGGGGGCCGGGGCTGGCTGCGCTCGATTATGAGCGGTTGCTCGACCGGGTGCGCGATCATGTCGGCGAACGGCGCTTCGCTTATGGTGCGCAGCTCGTGGCGGGCGCGACCGACCCGCTGACGATCGCCTGCGGCTATTCGGAGCTTGCCGAAGCGGCGCTGCAGGTGCTCGCCGACGCGACCGTGGCCGAATTCGTCGCGGCGCACGGCCGCGTCCCCGACAGCGAACTCGTCGTGCTCGCGCTCGGCCGGCTCGGTGGCCGGGCGCTGACGCACGCGTCGGACCTTGACCTCATCTACCTCTTCACCGGCGACCATCTCGCCGAATCCGACGGGCCGCGCCCGCTTGGTGCGACGACCTATTATAACCGCCTTGCGCAGCGCGTGACGGGTGCGATGTCGGTGCCGACCGCAGCGGGCAAGCTGTACGATGTCGATACGCGGCTGCGTCCGCAAGGCGCGCAGGGCCCCCTGGTGGTGACGGTCGACAGTTTCGAACGCTACCAGCGCGAGGAAGCATGGACGTGGGAGCATATGGCGCTGCTGCGCGCGCGGCCGGTTTATGGCTCGGACGCGGCGAAGACCGAGGTGCAGCGCATTGTCGACGAACTGCTCTCGATTCCGCGGGACGCGGCGAAGCTCGCGGCCGACGCCGCCGAAATGCGGAGCAAAATTGCGGCGCACAAGCCGCCGCAGGGGCCGCTCGACATAAAGGGCGGCCCCGGGGGGCTCGTCGACCTGGAATTTGCAATGCAGGTGACCCAGCTCGTCAGCGGCCAGTGCCACGATCCGAACATCTCGGCAGCACTCGGGTGCATGAAAGCGGCCGGGCTCGCCCCGCCCGAGCTGGTCGACGCGCACGGCTTGCTCGCGCGGATGCTGGTGATGCTTCGTCTCACCGCGCCTGAGGGAGAGCCGCCGACCGCGGCGGCGCGGCAGTTGGTGGCGAGCCAGTGCGGTGAGCCCGGCTGGCCGCAACTGCTTGCCGCGCACGACGCCGCGCGGCAGGAGATCGCGAACTGGTGGGCCTCGATTCGCCCCGCAAAGCAGGAGACAAAGCCGTGA
- a CDS encoding DUF1501 domain-containing protein has product MILSRRSIILSGITVAAAGTLPRFAYAAAGTPKRLVFIIQRGAADGLGIVAPTGDPGFAAARRAMADETADGAKLDAMFTLHPALAATAGLYSRKHAHFAHAVATGYRDRSHFDGQNMLEGGGSRPYGRDDGWVGRLLTLLPAAERDAIAIAPAVPLALRGPLQVGTYAPSRLPQADADLVARLTALYADDPLLHPLWDSAVKTQELASDIGGNNGRNGAELGKLAASLMLPADGARVMMVETGGWDTHSGQRGRLAAQLRGLDQLVGALQTGIGPAWNDTLVIVATEFGRTVEINGTGGTDHGTASTAMLLGGGLAAGGKVSADWPGLGVAARYDGRDLKPTRSLESVIAGAVAHHYALDPKRVMTTLYPDA; this is encoded by the coding sequence ATGATCCTCTCACGCCGCTCGATCATCCTGTCAGGGATCACAGTCGCCGCCGCGGGCACCTTGCCCCGCTTCGCCTATGCCGCCGCAGGGACGCCGAAACGCCTCGTCTTCATCATCCAGCGCGGCGCCGCTGACGGCCTAGGGATCGTCGCGCCGACCGGAGATCCCGGCTTTGCCGCGGCACGGCGCGCGATGGCCGACGAAACAGCGGACGGCGCGAAACTCGACGCCATGTTCACGCTGCACCCGGCACTGGCCGCAACCGCAGGTCTCTATTCGCGCAAACATGCGCATTTCGCGCACGCAGTTGCCACCGGTTATCGCGACCGGTCGCATTTCGACGGGCAGAATATGCTCGAGGGCGGCGGATCGCGACCCTATGGGCGGGACGACGGTTGGGTCGGACGCTTGCTCACCCTGCTCCCGGCAGCCGAGCGCGACGCGATCGCGATCGCCCCCGCCGTCCCGCTTGCGCTGCGCGGGCCATTGCAGGTCGGGACCTATGCCCCCAGCCGCCTGCCGCAGGCCGACGCCGACCTGGTGGCGCGGCTGACCGCGCTCTACGCCGACGATCCGCTGCTCCATCCGTTATGGGACAGCGCCGTGAAGACCCAGGAACTCGCGAGCGACATCGGGGGCAATAATGGCCGCAACGGCGCCGAACTCGGCAAGCTCGCTGCCTCGCTGATGCTCCCCGCCGATGGAGCGCGCGTGATGATGGTCGAAACCGGCGGCTGGGACACGCACAGCGGCCAGCGCGGCCGGCTTGCGGCGCAGCTTCGCGGGCTCGATCAACTCGTCGGTGCGTTGCAAACCGGCATCGGACCTGCGTGGAACGACACGCTCGTCATCGTCGCGACCGAATTCGGCCGCACGGTCGAAATCAACGGTACCGGCGGCACCGATCATGGCACCGCTTCGACCGCGATGCTGCTCGGCGGCGGGCTGGCGGCGGGCGGCAAGGTATCGGCCGATTGGCCAGGCCTGGGCGTCGCAGCACGTTACGACGGCCGCGACCTCAAGCCGACGCGCAGCCTCGAAAGCGTGATCGCCGGAGCGGTCGCGCATCATTATGCGCTCGACCCGAAGCGAGTGATGACGACGCTTTATCCCGACGCTTGA
- a CDS encoding response regulator, with translation MSLGQSVAPHLPYLRRYGRSISGSQQSGDALVARLLETLVANPGAVDIGADLRIQLYRMVHDNFGLMAEQAAANDRDALTDIAIADARLRRIPSLARQALLLTAVEGFSVEDTGRIIGRDGEAVRGLISDATDEIDRQTRARILIIEDEPIIAMDIEMIVRELGHDVVGVATTHREAVAEAQKHQPGLVLADIQLADNSSGIEAVQEILTDLKVPVIFITAFPERLLTGDRPEPAFLLTKPYQPATLRAAISQVLFFDESTIPA, from the coding sequence ATGTCATTGGGTCAGTCGGTTGCGCCGCACCTTCCTTATCTGCGGCGTTATGGCCGGTCCATTTCCGGAAGCCAGCAAAGCGGGGATGCGCTGGTCGCACGTCTGCTCGAAACATTGGTGGCGAACCCCGGGGCGGTCGACATCGGCGCCGACCTGCGCATCCAATTGTACCGGATGGTCCATGACAATTTCGGCCTGATGGCCGAACAGGCGGCCGCGAACGACCGCGACGCCCTGACCGATATCGCGATTGCCGATGCGCGCCTGCGCCGCATACCCTCGCTGGCGCGGCAGGCCTTGTTACTGACTGCGGTCGAGGGGTTCAGCGTCGAGGATACCGGCCGCATCATCGGCCGCGATGGAGAGGCCGTGCGCGGCCTGATCTCCGATGCGACCGACGAGATCGACCGCCAGACGCGCGCGCGTATCCTGATCATCGAGGACGAACCGATCATCGCGATGGATATCGAAATGATCGTCCGCGAACTCGGTCACGACGTCGTCGGCGTTGCCACGACGCACCGCGAGGCGGTCGCCGAGGCACAGAAGCATCAGCCTGGGCTCGTGCTCGCCGACATCCAGCTCGCCGACAACAGTTCGGGGATCGAGGCGGTGCAGGAAATCCTGACCGACCTTAAAGTGCCGGTAATCTTCATCACGGCCTTTCCCGAGCGGCTGCTCACCGGCGACCGGCCCGAGCCAGCGTTCCTGCTGACCAAGCCCTACCAGCCCGCAACGCTGCGCGCAGCGATCTCGCAGGTGCTGTTCTTCGACGAATCGACGATTCCGGCCTGA
- a CDS encoding M23 family metallopeptidase: MHQVAIVCAAACFGLATPAVHAAETSADASIVVPDEPDDDSFTAGVPSAGEDSEARAIFQAWKRLDTGLTASIGVAVPSRRPIDQMSLSSSYGMRVHPVTGKVARHNGIDIPAPHGTPIYATADGIVGRAQRLGGYGNYVEVEHGNAIQTRYGHMSSYIVTPGQSVKKGQVLGYVGSTGRSTGNHLHYEVRIEGAPVNPMPFVRSDQMAIAAITGKNVAMGGPE; encoded by the coding sequence TTGCACCAAGTCGCAATCGTCTGCGCGGCAGCATGTTTCGGACTGGCCACCCCGGCCGTCCACGCCGCCGAAACCAGCGCCGATGCTAGCATTGTCGTTCCCGACGAACCCGATGACGACAGCTTTACCGCTGGCGTTCCGTCGGCCGGTGAAGACAGTGAAGCCCGCGCAATTTTTCAGGCGTGGAAGCGCCTCGACACCGGTCTGACCGCCTCGATCGGCGTTGCAGTGCCTTCGCGTCGCCCGATTGACCAGATGTCGCTGTCCTCGTCGTATGGCATGCGCGTCCACCCGGTTACCGGCAAGGTCGCCCGCCACAACGGCATCGACATTCCGGCGCCGCACGGCACCCCGATTTACGCGACCGCCGACGGCATCGTCGGCCGCGCCCAGCGCCTCGGCGGCTATGGCAACTATGTCGAAGTCGAGCATGGCAACGCGATCCAGACGCGCTACGGCCACATGTCGTCGTACATCGTGACCCCCGGTCAGTCGGTGAAGAAGGGTCAGGTCCTCGGTTATGTCGGGTCGACCGGCCGTTCGACCGGCAACCACCTCCATTATGAAGTCCGCATCGAAGGCGCGCCGGTCAATCCGATGCCGTTCGTGCGGTCGGACCAGATGGCGATCGCTGCAATCACCGGCAAGAATGTCGCGATGGGCGGTCCCGAATAA
- the xth gene encoding exodeoxyribonuclease III has protein sequence MKIATFNINGIKARLPRLVEWLEETQPDIACLQELKSSDETMPTKEIEAAGYGFLYHGQKGFNGVAILAKGTQPVETQRGLAGEAEDEQSRYLEADIHGLRVASIYLPNGNPQPGPKFDYKLRWMERLRERAKFLLASEIPTILTGDYNVIPHDDDVWDPRAMSTDALMQPESRDAYFRMLGDGWTDAIRSRHPAGGVWTFWDYQAGGWQRDHGFRIDHLLLSPALADRLVDAGVDKDHRGREKASDHAPTWAMLD, from the coding sequence ATGAAAATCGCGACCTTCAATATCAACGGGATCAAGGCCCGTCTGCCGCGCCTCGTCGAATGGCTCGAGGAAACGCAGCCCGATATCGCCTGCCTGCAGGAACTGAAATCGAGCGACGAGACGATGCCGACGAAAGAGATCGAGGCGGCGGGCTATGGCTTCCTCTATCATGGGCAAAAAGGCTTCAACGGCGTCGCGATTCTCGCCAAGGGTACGCAGCCGGTCGAAACGCAACGCGGGCTCGCGGGCGAGGCGGAAGACGAACAGTCACGCTATCTGGAGGCCGACATCCATGGCCTCCGCGTCGCGTCGATCTATCTTCCCAACGGCAACCCGCAGCCGGGGCCGAAATTCGACTACAAGCTGCGCTGGATGGAGCGGCTGCGCGAGCGCGCGAAATTCCTGCTCGCGAGTGAAATCCCGACAATCCTGACCGGCGATTACAATGTCATCCCGCACGACGACGATGTGTGGGACCCGCGTGCTATGTCGACCGACGCGCTGATGCAGCCCGAATCGCGCGATGCATATTTTCGGATGCTCGGCGACGGCTGGACCGACGCGATCCGCAGCCGCCATCCGGCGGGCGGCGTGTGGACCTTCTGGGACTATCAGGCGGGCGGCTGGCAGCGCGACCACGGGTTTCGCATCGACCATCTGCTGCTCAGCCCCGCGCTCGCCGACCGGCTGGTCGACGCCGGCGTCGACAAGGATCATCGCGGTCGCGAAAAGGCGAGCGACCATGCACCAACCTGGGCCATGCTCGACTAG
- a CDS encoding DUF1800 family protein, whose product MAVQYLATNRFGLGRRFDDPAIADPRAWLTRQIVDYDPAPPALAGLAGRDAVAAAYVEYRDERQAIRREAADMPMSEEEKGMAPELRRLSRSAIRRHYVDASAARLSAAVATSTPFPERLVHFWANHFAVSADKQTVIGFAGNYENEAIRPNIMGKFADLLISAVRHPAMLLYLDQAQSFGPDSPFATRVRNRGKRQAPGLNENLAREILELHTLGVRAGYTQTDVTAFAKALTGLTVAGLGRGAGQRLMPADARPGETVFIGALHEPGAQTILGKRYDDSGARQAEAILRDLAVHPATAKHIAAKLARHFTADEPPAALVDRLSADFLMTGGDLRSLYRTLIASPEPWAAAPAMFKSPWDWTVSMLRALKAPALGERQNIAAMFTQLGQPVWRPGSPAGYDDKVATWAGSAALMQRVELASRIAGRIGDRADPRQLAPLILADALTPDMTQAIARADSPGRGIAMLFASPAFLRR is encoded by the coding sequence ATGGCTGTCCAATATCTTGCCACTAACCGCTTCGGCCTCGGCCGCCGGTTCGACGATCCCGCAATCGCCGATCCCCGGGCTTGGCTGACGCGCCAAATCGTCGACTATGATCCCGCACCACCCGCGCTCGCAGGATTGGCGGGGCGCGACGCGGTCGCTGCCGCCTATGTTGAATATCGCGACGAACGACAGGCGATACGCCGCGAAGCGGCCGACATGCCGATGAGCGAGGAGGAAAAGGGCATGGCCCCCGAACTCCGCCGCCTCTCCCGCTCGGCGATCCGCCGCCACTATGTCGATGCGAGCGCCGCGCGCCTGTCCGCCGCGGTCGCGACGTCAACCCCCTTCCCCGAGCGGCTCGTCCATTTCTGGGCGAATCATTTCGCGGTTTCGGCGGACAAGCAGACCGTCATCGGATTCGCTGGAAATTATGAGAATGAAGCGATCCGTCCGAATATCATGGGCAAATTCGCCGACCTGCTCATCTCCGCTGTGCGTCATCCCGCAATGCTGCTCTATCTCGATCAAGCGCAGAGTTTCGGTCCCGACAGCCCGTTTGCGACACGCGTGCGAAACCGGGGCAAACGGCAGGCGCCGGGGCTCAACGAGAATCTCGCGCGCGAGATACTGGAACTGCACACGCTCGGCGTCCGCGCCGGCTATACCCAAACCGACGTAACGGCTTTTGCGAAGGCACTCACTGGCCTTACCGTCGCGGGCCTTGGGCGCGGTGCAGGACAGCGCCTGATGCCCGCCGACGCGCGCCCCGGCGAGACGGTCTTCATCGGCGCACTCCACGAACCCGGCGCACAGACGATCCTCGGCAAGCGATACGACGACTCGGGTGCCCGGCAAGCCGAAGCCATTCTGCGCGACCTCGCCGTTCATCCCGCGACCGCGAAGCATATCGCTGCCAAGCTGGCGCGTCATTTCACGGCAGACGAGCCGCCGGCGGCACTGGTGGATCGGCTGTCGGCCGACTTCCTCATGACCGGCGGCGACCTCCGTTCGCTATACCGCACGCTCATTGCCTCGCCCGAACCGTGGGCGGCGGCACCCGCGATGTTCAAATCGCCATGGGACTGGACTGTGTCGATGCTGCGAGCGTTGAAGGCACCGGCTCTCGGCGAGCGGCAGAATATCGCCGCGATGTTCACCCAACTTGGCCAGCCCGTGTGGCGCCCCGGGTCGCCCGCGGGCTATGACGACAAAGTCGCAACATGGGCAGGGTCGGCCGCACTGATGCAGCGGGTCGAATTGGCGAGCCGGATCGCCGGACGGATCGGTGATCGCGCCGATCCCCGCCAACTCGCCCCGCTCATCCTCGCCGACGCGCTTACCCCCGACATGACGCAGGCGATCGCGCGGGCCGACAGTCCGGGACGGGGCATCGCGATGCTGTTCGCCAGCCCGGCCTTTTTGCGGAGATAG
- a CDS encoding peroxiredoxin encodes MTLAIGDAIPAVKLLDADGAAIDLAAMKGAPLVVYFYPKADTPGCTTEAQDFTRLAPEFAHLNAQVLAVSRDAPAKLCKFRDKYGLTVRLASDEEGAVCEAFGTWVEKQNYGRTYMGIERSTFLFGRDGKLAKEWRKVRVKGHADAVLEAAKAL; translated from the coding sequence GTGACCCTCGCAATCGGAGATGCCATTCCCGCCGTGAAATTATTGGATGCCGATGGCGCGGCGATCGACCTTGCAGCGATGAAGGGCGCTCCGCTCGTCGTCTATTTCTATCCCAAGGCCGACACGCCGGGTTGCACGACCGAGGCGCAGGATTTTACGCGCCTAGCGCCCGAATTTGCGCATCTGAACGCGCAGGTTCTTGCCGTATCGCGCGACGCCCCGGCGAAGCTCTGCAAGTTTCGCGACAAATATGGGCTGACCGTCCGCCTCGCATCCGATGAAGAGGGGGCGGTGTGCGAAGCCTTTGGCACTTGGGTCGAAAAGCAGAATTACGGCCGCACCTATATGGGAATCGAGCGCTCGACCTTCCTATTTGGCCGCGACGGCAAGCTCGCGAAAGAATGGCGCAAGGTGCGTGTGAAGGGCCATGCCGACGCCGTGCTGGAGGCCGCAAAGGCCCTTTGA